In Isoptericola variabilis 225, the genomic window TCCCGGGCCCCCGAGGTCTCACCCTGGGACGCATGACGCTCGACGCCTCTGCGCCGTCGGCCCTGCCGGGCCGGAGCCCCTTCCCCTCCATCGCCGAGTACGGCTTCCTGTCGGACTGCGAGACCAACGCGCTCGTCGCGCCCTCCGGGGCCGTCGAGTGGATGTGCGTGCCCCGCCCGGACTCCCCGAGCGTCTTCTCGGCGATCCTCGACCGCGGCGCCGGCCACTTCCGCGTGGGCCCGCACGGGGTGCGCGTCCCCGTCGCGCGCCGGTACGTGCCCGGCACCCTCATCCTCGAGACGACGTGGCAGACGTCGACGGGGTGGCTCGTCGTGCGCGACGCGATGGTCATGGGTCCGTGGCACGACGTCGACGAGCGCTCGGGCACCCACCGCCGCACGCCGACCGACCACGACGCCGAGCACATCCTGCTGCGCACCGTGAAGTGCGTCTCGGGCACGGTCGACCTCGAGGTCGTGTGCGAGCCGATGCCCGACTACGCCCGCGGCGAGCCGCGCTGGGAGTACGCGGGGCCGGGGTACTCGGCGGTCGTGGCGCGCACGGGCGGGTCGAACCCCGACCTGCGCCTCACGTCGAGCCTGCGCTTCGGCCTCGAGGGCCGTCGCGCGAGCGCGCGCACGCGCATGGAGGAGGGCCAGACCCACTTCGTGGCGATGTCCTGGTCCGAGCTGCCCGCGCCGGCGTCGTGGGGAGACGCCGTCGAGCGCATGTGGCGCACCGAGCAGTTCTGGCGCGACTGGATCACGCAGGGCGTGTTCCCGGACCACCCGTGGCGCATCTACCTGCAGCGCTCGGCGCTCACGCTCAAGGGCCTCACCTACGCCCCGACGGGCGCCCTGCTCGCCGCGGCGACGACGTCACTGCCCGAGACGCCGGGCGGCGAGCGCAACTGGGACTACCGGTACGCATGGATCCGCGACTCGACGTTCGCGCTGTGGGGCCTGTACACGCTCGGCCTGGACCGCGAGGCGAACGACTTCTTCGCGTTCATCCAGGACGCGTGCTCGGACGACCGGCCGCTGCAGATCATGTACGGCGTCGGCGGCGAGGAACGGCTCGAGGAGCACGAGCTCGACCACCTGTCGGGCTACGAGGGCGCGCGGCCCGTGCGCATCGGCAACGCCGCGTACGCGCAGCGCCAGCACGACGTCTGGGGCGCCGTCCTCGACTCGGTCTACCTGCACACCCGCAACCGCGAGCAGCTGCCCGAGGC contains:
- a CDS encoding glycoside hydrolase family 15 protein, producing MTLDASAPSALPGRSPFPSIAEYGFLSDCETNALVAPSGAVEWMCVPRPDSPSVFSAILDRGAGHFRVGPHGVRVPVARRYVPGTLILETTWQTSTGWLVVRDAMVMGPWHDVDERSGTHRRTPTDHDAEHILLRTVKCVSGTVDLEVVCEPMPDYARGEPRWEYAGPGYSAVVARTGGSNPDLRLTSSLRFGLEGRRASARTRMEEGQTHFVAMSWSELPAPASWGDAVERMWRTEQFWRDWITQGVFPDHPWRIYLQRSALTLKGLTYAPTGALLAAATTSLPETPGGERNWDYRYAWIRDSTFALWGLYTLGLDREANDFFAFIQDACSDDRPLQIMYGVGGEERLEEHELDHLSGYEGARPVRIGNAAYAQRQHDVWGAVLDSVYLHTRNREQLPEALWPVLKRQVEQAALHWHEPDRGIWEVRGEPQHFTSSKLMCWVALDRGARLARLYDEHDFADQWQKLADEIHADICAKGVDERGVFVQRYGSEALDASLLLVPLLRFLPPDDERVRATVLAIADELTEDGLVLRYRVEETDDGLSGEEGTFTICSFWLVSALAEIGEVERARALCERLLSFASSLNLYAEEIDPRTGRHLGNFPQAFTHLALINAVMHVIRAEEDAVDHRSFRAPRGA